In Spirochaeta thermophila DSM 6578, the following proteins share a genomic window:
- a CDS encoding TRAP transporter substrate-binding protein: protein MKRYTVLLMLLSMVLFPLQVYAGGTNESSPEEESVMELRYAHSNVPAYFYHTAGLAFAEEVERLTNGMVKIKLYPQGQLGGERDVTEALQLGAIDFQASSIGVTGTFVPSIQILNLPFLFTGPKHWMAVMNGPVGKELLERAQKEGERIGLKVLAIAAPDFRLPMNNVRPIKSIDDFKGLKIRTMQVPEHMEAYKALGSDPVPLAFGELYTALQTKVVDGCENGPLALLGNRFYEVQKYLVILPVVSNGGILLMSKETFDKMSKSQQEAVLKAVDTWKQVMDRDALEKGGAAIEEMKAKGLEVTTVDDLTSFIEATAPVYENFFNKLEQQDPELASWAREMIAKIRATSKGIVEGDWYANY, encoded by the coding sequence ATGAAACGGTACACGGTGTTACTGATGCTGCTTTCCATGGTTTTGTTCCCATTACAGGTGTACGCTGGTGGTACGAATGAATCGTCACCAGAGGAAGAGTCTGTAATGGAGCTTCGGTATGCCCATTCCAATGTGCCGGCTTATTTCTACCACACAGCAGGTCTCGCATTTGCTGAAGAAGTTGAGCGGCTTACCAATGGAATGGTGAAGATTAAATTGTATCCTCAAGGGCAACTTGGTGGCGAACGGGACGTGACAGAGGCATTACAGCTTGGGGCGATTGATTTTCAGGCATCCTCTATTGGTGTCACAGGAACATTTGTACCTTCGATCCAGATTCTCAATCTTCCGTTCCTGTTTACAGGGCCGAAGCACTGGATGGCAGTGATGAATGGACCTGTTGGGAAGGAACTGTTGGAGAGAGCTCAGAAGGAAGGAGAACGTATCGGACTCAAAGTGCTTGCTATTGCTGCTCCTGATTTCCGACTTCCTATGAATAATGTGCGCCCCATTAAGAGCATAGATGATTTTAAAGGGTTGAAGATTCGAACTATGCAGGTGCCCGAACATATGGAGGCGTATAAGGCTCTTGGGTCAGATCCAGTACCTCTAGCTTTTGGAGAGCTGTACACTGCTTTGCAGACGAAGGTCGTGGATGGGTGCGAGAATGGGCCACTGGCGTTGCTGGGTAATCGTTTCTATGAAGTGCAGAAGTATCTTGTGATCTTGCCTGTGGTCTCCAATGGGGGCATCCTTCTGATGAGCAAGGAGACTTTTGATAAGATGTCTAAGAGTCAGCAGGAAGCCGTACTGAAGGCGGTAGATACCTGGAAACAGGTGATGGATCGGGATGCGCTGGAGAAAGGAGGGGCCGCCATCGAGGAGATGAAAGCGAAAGGGCTAGAGGTCACAACAGTCGATGACCTCACTTCTTTCATTGAAGCTACGGCTCCGGTATATGAGAATTTCTTTAACAAACTCGAGCAACAAGATCCTGAACTTGCGAGTTGGGCCCGGGAAATGATTGCTAAAATCAGGGCAACGTCCAAGGGTATAGTGGAGGGAGACTGGTACGCTAATTACTAA
- a CDS encoding TRAP transporter large permease — translation MTRVMFIVFIILLLLGIPIAFVIGISSLVYILREGMPLVLLAQRFYVSVTNYLILSVPMFILAGKLMNESGITRRLVDFFNMILGHIRGGLAYITIVASLFFAGITGAGAADAAAIGAIMIPAMKKEGYSAEYSGAVTAVASIIGPTIPPSIAMVIYGASAGVSIAKLFLGGIIPGILIGIAQLIVAYVYSKKHDVPVKARNISFAGITRGLKDAILALLMPVILLGGILSGIFTPTEAAGVSVLYAVVVGFFVFRELNLKKLFHSLYETALVTATILFILAFAHLFGWILSAEDVPDKVAQVFIHITNNRFLLLLLINILFLIVGTFMETLASVILLTPVLLPLAQSIGLDPVHFGVMMVVALNIGLVTPPLGVCLFVSAPIAGVSVERLVLSCLPFIFASIVVLLLITYIPSLVMFIPNLVVK, via the coding sequence ATGACAAGGGTTATGTTCATCGTATTTATCATCCTTCTCCTGCTAGGGATTCCTATTGCCTTTGTTATCGGAATCAGTAGTTTAGTATACATCCTGAGAGAGGGAATGCCTCTGGTTCTTTTAGCCCAGAGGTTCTATGTGAGTGTTACCAATTATCTCATTCTCTCTGTACCTATGTTTATCTTAGCAGGGAAGCTCATGAACGAGTCGGGGATTACCCGACGGCTGGTGGATTTCTTTAACATGATCCTGGGCCATATCCGGGGTGGATTAGCCTATATCACTATCGTGGCGAGTCTTTTCTTTGCAGGTATCACAGGGGCAGGAGCGGCGGATGCCGCAGCTATTGGAGCCATCATGATTCCTGCGATGAAGAAAGAGGGATATTCGGCTGAGTATAGCGGAGCAGTGACAGCCGTAGCCTCTATCATCGGTCCTACAATTCCTCCAAGCATTGCCATGGTGATTTATGGAGCGAGTGCGGGGGTCTCTATTGCGAAGTTATTTCTAGGAGGGATTATCCCCGGGATACTCATCGGCATAGCACAGTTAATTGTCGCATACGTATATAGCAAAAAGCATGATGTTCCTGTCAAGGCGAGGAATATTTCTTTTGCCGGTATAACTCGAGGTTTGAAGGACGCCATTCTCGCATTGCTGATGCCGGTGATCCTACTCGGAGGAATATTATCCGGAATATTCACTCCAACAGAGGCTGCGGGAGTCTCCGTGCTGTATGCAGTGGTGGTGGGCTTTTTTGTGTTTCGGGAATTGAATCTGAAGAAATTGTTTCACTCCTTATACGAAACGGCGCTGGTCACTGCAACGATATTGTTTATTCTCGCCTTTGCCCACCTGTTCGGCTGGATTCTTTCCGCAGAGGATGTTCCCGATAAAGTGGCACAGGTTTTCATTCATATTACAAACAATCGTTTCTTGTTACTCTTGCTCATAAATATTCTTTTCCTGATAGTTGGTACCTTCATGGAAACTCTTGCCTCCGTCATATTGCTTACCCCTGTGCTGCTCCCTCTCGCCCAGAGCATAGGGCTTGATCCTGTTCACTTTGGGGTAATGATGGTGGTGGCGCTCAATATCGGATTGGTGACTCCTCCATTGGGGGTATGCCTCTTTGTTTCTGCTCCCATTGCAGGGGTATCTGTGGAGCGTCTTGTACTATCATGTCTTCCATTCATTTTTGCCTCCATTGTTGTGTTATTGCTGATTACCTATATACCTTCACTGGTGATGTTTATTCCAAACCTGGTGGTGAAATAA
- a CDS encoding Gfo/Idh/MocA family protein, whose protein sequence is MRIGVLGLGRVARAHLEAIQNLSDRVILEAVCDVNEDRARSVGGEFQAKKVYTDYDSFFKDPNVEAVIICLPNHLHCESAVRAAEAGKHVLVEKPMAMNLAEARKMVEAAEKKEVALMVGQSRRFSRAIQEARKARTQIGGPFRLDVSFLVKFPAPATPWWTDKRKAGHLIILLQGSHSIDTVVWLLGTLPRKVFSVSKRINPAFGGEDESDILLEFDSGLASIHLSLNTEPYLHELVWVGDKGSLRLYEYPTNKVYGFSYKLEVNGEKVLEEEQIPSLYTNQLSEFIQAIEEKREPLASGREILKTMQVLDAVLESDAKGEPVTL, encoded by the coding sequence ATGCGTATTGGAGTGTTAGGACTAGGGAGAGTGGCGAGAGCTCACCTGGAAGCCATCCAGAATCTATCGGATCGTGTGATATTGGAGGCGGTCTGCGATGTGAATGAAGATCGAGCCCGGAGCGTGGGAGGGGAGTTTCAGGCGAAGAAAGTTTATACCGACTATGACTCTTTCTTCAAAGATCCGAATGTGGAAGCAGTTATCATTTGCTTGCCAAACCATCTGCATTGTGAGTCAGCTGTTCGGGCCGCGGAAGCTGGAAAACATGTCCTGGTCGAAAAACCAATGGCAATGAACTTGGCTGAAGCTCGCAAGATGGTTGAGGCAGCAGAAAAGAAAGAGGTTGCCCTGATGGTAGGACAAAGCCGTAGGTTCTCACGTGCGATTCAGGAGGCTCGAAAGGCGAGGACACAAATAGGGGGACCGTTTAGACTGGATGTCAGTTTTCTTGTCAAATTCCCAGCTCCTGCTACGCCATGGTGGACAGACAAGAGGAAGGCGGGACATCTGATCATCCTGCTACAGGGGAGTCACTCGATTGATACAGTTGTGTGGTTACTTGGCACACTGCCTAGGAAGGTGTTTTCTGTGTCGAAACGGATCAATCCAGCCTTTGGCGGAGAAGATGAATCCGACATTCTGCTGGAATTCGACTCGGGACTCGCTTCCATTCATCTTTCACTTAATACAGAGCCATACCTCCATGAATTGGTGTGGGTTGGGGATAAGGGTTCGTTACGATTGTATGAGTACCCCACCAACAAGGTGTACGGATTCTCCTACAAGCTCGAGGTGAATGGAGAAAAGGTCTTGGAAGAGGAGCAGATTCCGAGCCTGTACACGAACCAGCTTTCAGAGTTCATCCAAGCCATCGAGGAAAAGCGAGAACCCCTTGCGTCCGGGAGAGAAATCCTGAAGACCATGCAGGTGCTGGATGCAGTGCTTGAGTCGGATGCGAAGGGTGAACCCGTTACCCTGTAG
- a CDS encoding GNAT family N-acetyltransferase yields the protein MERAAGYEIFQARDSDLHRIADLLDGVSSFLLEKGIPQWRSPTDRAVLLDEIRAGEVHAVRRGDRILATFSIRRRKYYWPPDETDFRDGAVYLYRFALGKKWFGKGLGSEVLERIEEFLFDQGVEEIRLDCWAGNEILRAFYSEEWIYLPR from the coding sequence ATGGAACGTGCTGCGGGGTATGAGATATTCCAGGCACGAGATTCCGATCTTCATCGGATAGCCGATCTTCTCGACGGGGTCTCTTCATTCCTTCTGGAGAAGGGGATACCGCAATGGCGGAGCCCCACCGACAGGGCGGTGTTGCTGGACGAAATCCGGGCGGGTGAGGTGCACGCGGTAAGGAGAGGAGACCGGATCCTCGCCACGTTCTCCATACGCCGGAGAAAATACTACTGGCCGCCGGATGAGACGGATTTCAGAGATGGGGCTGTGTATCTCTACAGGTTCGCGCTCGGCAAGAAGTGGTTCGGGAAGGGCCTCGGCTCTGAGGTGCTCGAGCGCATCGAGGAGTTCCTCTTCGATCAAGGGGTCGAGGAGATACGGTTGGACTGCTGGGCCGGCAACGAGATCCTCAGGGCATTCTATTCGGAGGAATGGATATACCTGCCTCGGTGA
- a CDS encoding TRAP transporter small permease — protein MAMKILGFVQKAGDLLEEILRIIATFTLGGIALIINVGVISRYILKTSLPWSTELPELLLVLTVLLAAAPAIRKHMFTKVEFFISIWPTSIQKVVSLLSAILILVFLVFCVVASEELVRKAVITKTITPALAIPMSLVYTVFQLGFLLVLLFLFLRLLDLFLSKVIIYYLPPESIL, from the coding sequence ATGGCCATGAAGATTTTAGGGTTTGTGCAAAAAGCGGGGGATCTCCTAGAGGAGATCCTCCGTATCATAGCAACATTTACTCTAGGTGGTATCGCACTCATCATTAATGTCGGTGTGATTTCCCGTTACATACTCAAGACTTCCCTTCCCTGGTCCACGGAGTTGCCTGAACTGCTCCTTGTTTTAACCGTTCTTTTGGCGGCTGCTCCGGCGATTAGGAAGCACATGTTTACAAAAGTAGAGTTTTTTATCTCGATATGGCCAACCTCGATCCAGAAGGTGGTGTCATTACTTTCCGCAATACTTATTCTGGTCTTTCTCGTGTTTTGTGTAGTGGCTTCAGAAGAACTGGTGAGAAAAGCTGTAATCACGAAAACGATAACGCCGGCTCTGGCGATACCGATGAGTCTTGTTTATACAGTCTTCCAGCTTGGTTTCTTGTTAGTACTTCTCTTTTTGTTTCTAAGACTCCTGGACTTGTTTTTAAGTAAGGTGATTATCTATTATCTGCCACCTGAGAGTATTCTCTAA
- a CDS encoding SDR family NAD(P)-dependent oxidoreductase, with protein MMDVHSLFRLDGRVALVTGSSQGLGKMLSRGLASAGARVVLNGRDPKKLERAVEEFLSEGYDACGYAFDITKRHEIDTAVERIESEIGPIDILVNNAGIQRRAPLHEVTDEIWDEVLATNLTGAFLVTRKVARGMIQRQRGKVIFICSLMSELGRPTTGPYAAAKGGVRMLMGSMCVEWAQYNIQVNGIGPGYFITEMTKSLAEDPSFNDWLINRTPARRWGDPKELVGALLLLASDAGNFINGQIIYVDGGILAAL; from the coding sequence ATGATGGATGTACATAGTCTTTTCCGTCTTGATGGTCGTGTGGCTCTTGTGACTGGATCCAGTCAGGGACTGGGGAAGATGCTTTCTAGGGGGTTGGCTTCCGCTGGAGCCCGAGTGGTGCTCAATGGGAGAGATCCGAAGAAGCTGGAAAGAGCAGTAGAGGAGTTCCTTAGTGAAGGGTATGATGCTTGCGGATATGCCTTTGATATCACGAAACGCCATGAAATAGATACTGCCGTCGAACGAATCGAGTCAGAGATAGGACCCATTGACATTCTCGTGAATAATGCGGGTATCCAGCGACGAGCTCCACTACACGAAGTGACGGATGAAATCTGGGACGAGGTACTCGCTACGAACTTGACTGGAGCCTTTCTGGTGACTCGAAAAGTGGCCCGGGGTATGATTCAGCGACAGCGGGGAAAGGTCATCTTCATCTGCTCCTTGATGTCTGAGCTGGGTCGTCCCACTACAGGGCCGTACGCTGCTGCAAAAGGGGGAGTACGGATGCTGATGGGATCCATGTGCGTGGAGTGGGCTCAGTACAATATTCAAGTCAATGGGATCGGTCCAGGATACTTCATCACGGAGATGACAAAATCTCTGGCGGAAGATCCCTCATTCAATGACTGGCTCATAAACAGAACTCCTGCCCGACGGTGGGGGGATCCAAAGGAGTTGGTGGGGGCGCTTCTTCTCCTCGCCAGTGATGCGGGAAACTTCATCAATGGGCAGATTATTTATGTGGATGGGGGGATTTTAGCGGCACTGTGA
- a CDS encoding CDP-alcohol phosphatidyltransferase family protein, which translates to MKKETYIPIAHICGTVLFLGLIQWLGMLLVLWLYDIGFDDRILLYYILSVLFHLMLAGFLIIQRKDFYNLSHRRFLLRINIPNYLSLFRISSMPTLAILLVITWDYPSLAVLVVVFTALVFLSDLLDGFIARRTGEITKIGTYLDSMSDYTVLMVISIVFYTYRLIPMWFLWVVLIRLFTQGLGMGIILLIKGKVKVETSLLSKTSIFAIMVVYGLHILNLFISSRLLSRTILPAVDVAASVILAASLAEKLVKLWQYAHEEEPVLPQE; encoded by the coding sequence ATGAAAAAAGAGACGTACATTCCCATCGCCCACATCTGTGGCACGGTACTCTTCCTGGGCCTCATCCAGTGGCTCGGTATGCTCCTCGTGCTCTGGCTCTACGACATCGGATTCGACGACCGCATCCTCCTCTACTACATCCTCTCGGTGCTCTTCCACCTCATGCTCGCCGGATTCCTCATCATCCAGCGGAAGGACTTCTACAATCTCTCCCACCGACGCTTCCTCCTTCGGATCAATATTCCCAACTACCTCAGCCTCTTCAGGATAAGCTCAATGCCCACCCTCGCCATCCTCCTGGTGATCACGTGGGACTATCCCTCCCTCGCCGTGCTGGTGGTGGTCTTCACGGCCCTCGTCTTCCTCTCCGACCTGCTCGACGGCTTCATCGCCCGCAGGACCGGGGAAATCACCAAGATAGGGACATACCTCGACAGCATGAGCGACTACACCGTGCTCATGGTGATCTCCATCGTGTTCTACACCTACCGCCTCATTCCCATGTGGTTCCTCTGGGTGGTCCTTATACGTCTCTTCACCCAGGGCCTCGGCATGGGGATCATCCTGCTCATCAAGGGAAAGGTGAAGGTGGAGACATCGCTCCTCTCCAAGACGAGCATCTTCGCCATCATGGTGGTCTACGGACTCCACATCCTCAACCTCTTCATCTCCTCACGACTCCTCTCAAGGACCATCCTTCCCGCCGTGGACGTGGCCGCGAGTGTCATCCTCGCCGCCTCGCTCGCCGAGAAGCTCGTCAAACTCTGGCAGTACGCCCACGAGGAGGAACCGGTGCTTCCGCAAGAGTGA
- a CDS encoding GntR family transcriptional regulator, giving the protein MIIRLVENMIYPGSSAVNSKTSIKNGWSEKQLGSIRLSDRIYDLITERIIEGSIRYGDSLNIKQIAEELQVSPMPVRDAIKRLESEGLVVVRPQSKCYVRIPTQESMLNAFELRSILEIASLDKIYRTVRPKDLENMKEYLERMEQCVPGWYDSDQMREYVKYDQLFHREICVLTGNEYVVNSHRYALLHLNIALTFAAGVTPDLEQVHNDHRSLFQYLSENSEQCIEVLRRHLITCKQNMIRGEMFKSLE; this is encoded by the coding sequence TTGATCATTCGACTTGTTGAGAATATGATCTATCCTGGGAGTAGCGCAGTGAACAGCAAAACCTCCATCAAAAATGGCTGGAGTGAAAAACAGTTAGGGTCTATCCGTCTCAGTGATCGGATCTATGATCTGATCACTGAAAGAATCATTGAGGGATCTATCCGGTATGGGGATTCTCTAAACATCAAGCAGATTGCCGAGGAATTGCAGGTGAGCCCCATGCCGGTCAGGGATGCTATCAAGAGGCTAGAGAGCGAAGGTCTCGTGGTGGTGCGGCCGCAAAGCAAATGCTACGTCAGAATCCCTACACAGGAAAGCATGCTGAATGCCTTCGAGCTTCGGTCTATCTTAGAGATCGCCTCTCTGGATAAGATCTACCGGACTGTTAGGCCAAAAGATCTGGAGAACATGAAGGAGTATCTGGAAAGGATGGAGCAATGTGTTCCAGGATGGTACGATTCTGATCAAATGAGAGAATACGTGAAGTACGATCAGCTCTTTCATCGAGAAATCTGTGTTCTTACGGGTAATGAGTATGTGGTGAATAGTCATCGGTACGCGCTCCTCCACTTGAATATTGCACTGACGTTCGCTGCAGGGGTAACCCCAGACTTGGAGCAGGTGCACAACGATCATAGATCTCTCTTCCAGTATCTATCCGAAAACTCGGAACAGTGCATAGAAGTGCTTCGCCGACATCTCATAACGTGTAAACAGAACATGATCAGAGGTGAGATGTTTAAATCCCTTGAATGA
- a CDS encoding IS1595 family transposase, which translates to MDVVSLSTLASDREKTVSYLREKGLLVTYTRCPFCGSEHIGEVRREKYKCYQCRKEWSIRRGSIFEGMKLSWEKILWAMKLFEMEVTAHKAALQLRLSYEVTLRLYTLFRKAIWVHTQKEGKSLLEGEVEMDESYFGGKRKGKRGRGAAGKIPVFGILERGGKVQVEVVEQVSAEELVRLAVAKVKRGSLVYTDRFKSYDGLVSYGFRHKRIDHGKRFANGKVYINGIEGFWSYAKGRLLQHHGVSVERFPLYLKELEWRYNHREEDLFELLLDVLREYSQVADNR; encoded by the coding sequence ATGGACGTCGTAAGTCTTTCAACACTTGCAAGCGATAGAGAGAAAACGGTCTCCTATCTGAGAGAGAAAGGACTCCTCGTCACGTACACCCGGTGTCCCTTCTGTGGAAGTGAGCATATAGGCGAGGTGAGACGAGAGAAGTACAAGTGCTACCAGTGCAGGAAAGAGTGGAGCATACGACGAGGGAGCATCTTCGAGGGGATGAAGCTCTCCTGGGAGAAGATCCTGTGGGCAATGAAGCTCTTTGAGATGGAAGTTACCGCCCACAAGGCGGCTTTGCAGTTACGGCTCTCCTATGAGGTGACGCTGAGGCTCTACACATTGTTTCGGAAGGCGATATGGGTCCACACCCAGAAGGAGGGGAAGAGCCTGCTCGAAGGTGAAGTAGAGATGGACGAAAGTTATTTTGGAGGAAAGAGAAAGGGGAAGAGGGGGAGAGGGGCGGCAGGGAAGATTCCTGTGTTTGGGATTCTTGAGCGAGGGGGAAAAGTGCAGGTGGAAGTGGTGGAGCAGGTAAGTGCGGAGGAGCTTGTACGACTGGCAGTGGCCAAAGTGAAGCGGGGATCGCTTGTGTATACCGACCGGTTCAAGAGCTATGATGGGCTTGTGAGCTATGGATTCAGGCACAAGCGGATTGATCACGGGAAGCGATTTGCGAATGGGAAAGTGTACATCAATGGGATAGAGGGGTTTTGGAGTTATGCGAAAGGGCGGCTGCTCCAGCATCACGGGGTGAGTGTAGAACGTTTTCCGCTGTACTTGAAAGAATTGGAGTGGCGGTATAATCATAGGGAGGAGGATCTATTCGAGCTTCTGCTGGATGTGCTTAGAGAATACTCTCAGGTGGCAGATAATAGATAA
- the ileS gene encoding isoleucine--tRNA ligase, whose product MYKPVDPKVSFPKMEEDILAFWQEHGIFEKSIARRAGAEEYVFYDGPPFATGLPHFGHFVPGTVKDIFPRYKTMRGYKVERRFGWDCHGLPVEYEMEKELGISGKRQIEEYGVARFNEACRSIVLRYVKEWRQIVTRMGRWVDFDNDYKTMDPDYMETIWWVMKQLWEKGLLYEGYYILPYCPRCSTVLSNHELNLGGYQDVHDPAITVRFRVKDDNPKGWKDTYILAWTTTPWTLPSNLALALGPDIEYVRVKDGEEYYVLAKERLSTYYRSEDEYEIVETFTGKDAVGIPYEPLFPYFADLADQGAFRTWTGEFVTTEEGTGIVHIAPGFGEDDYHLLKDSGLPVVCPVDAEGRFTGEVGDYEGLFVKDADKEIIRRLKEEGKLVKREQYLHAYPHCWRCKSPLIYRAISSWFVAVEKIKERMIANNEKIYWMPSHIKHGRFGKWLENARDWAISRNRYWGNPLPIWRCEACGHTECIGSRQELKEKSGVWPEDLHKHFVDKITYPCPSCGGTMRRIPEVLDCWFESGAMPYAQNHYPFENKEKFERHFPADFVCEGIDQTRGWFYTLLVLSTALFDEPPFLNNITTGLVLAADGKKMSKSERNYTDPKDVIETFGADALRLFLMHSAVVRAEELRYSDEGVREVLKNVLIPLWNAYAFFVTYANIDGIRPTAPPEDPAHPLDRWILSEAQRLVLTVTEEMDRYDLVRAIDPIVAFIDSLNNWYIRRSRRRFWKSESDADKREAYATLWTVLMTLVKVAAPIVPFITEEIYRNLRTEEMPESVHLCDWPEVDERRRDTVLEEKMRIVRRAVSLGRALRSEHNIKTRQPLRTIYLVTRDEHERRVLMEMEDIVREELNVKQVVYRENEDDVVEYRAKPNYPVLGKRLGPLMKKAARRIEALSMEEIKGLLDGATLVLDLDGERLELTSEGIVVQRIEKAGLKVLNEGSLTVALDTELSAELVREGLVRDFVRVVQNFRKEKGLEVTDRIRLHYQVPDDLAEAIEAFKEYVMNETLAVALVPRDDGQGLERVACGDAECGLVVERVEE is encoded by the coding sequence TTGTACAAGCCTGTCGATCCCAAAGTATCGTTCCCCAAGATGGAAGAGGACATCCTCGCGTTCTGGCAGGAGCATGGTATCTTCGAGAAGTCCATCGCCCGGCGTGCGGGAGCGGAGGAGTATGTGTTCTACGACGGTCCTCCGTTCGCCACAGGGCTTCCCCACTTCGGGCACTTCGTTCCGGGTACCGTGAAGGATATCTTTCCCCGGTACAAGACGATGCGGGGCTACAAGGTGGAGCGTCGTTTCGGATGGGACTGCCACGGTCTCCCTGTTGAGTACGAGATGGAGAAGGAGCTGGGGATCTCGGGGAAACGCCAGATCGAGGAGTACGGCGTGGCGCGCTTCAACGAGGCGTGTCGCTCCATCGTCTTGAGGTACGTGAAGGAGTGGCGCCAGATCGTCACCCGGATGGGTCGCTGGGTCGACTTCGACAACGACTACAAGACCATGGACCCGGACTACATGGAGACGATCTGGTGGGTGATGAAGCAGCTGTGGGAGAAGGGGCTCCTCTACGAGGGGTACTACATCCTTCCGTATTGTCCGCGGTGTTCCACCGTGCTCTCCAACCACGAGCTCAATCTGGGCGGGTATCAGGACGTGCACGATCCCGCCATCACCGTGCGGTTCCGCGTGAAGGACGACAACCCGAAGGGATGGAAGGATACCTACATCCTCGCCTGGACCACCACGCCCTGGACCCTTCCCTCCAATCTCGCCCTCGCCCTGGGCCCCGACATCGAGTACGTGCGGGTGAAGGATGGTGAGGAGTACTACGTGCTCGCGAAGGAGCGTCTGTCGACCTACTACCGGAGCGAGGACGAGTACGAGATCGTGGAGACCTTCACGGGCAAGGATGCGGTGGGGATCCCCTACGAGCCGCTCTTCCCCTATTTCGCGGATCTGGCCGACCAGGGTGCCTTCCGTACCTGGACGGGCGAGTTCGTGACCACGGAGGAGGGTACCGGCATCGTCCACATTGCGCCCGGATTCGGCGAAGACGACTACCATCTCCTCAAGGATTCGGGGCTCCCGGTGGTCTGTCCGGTGGATGCCGAGGGTCGATTCACCGGAGAGGTGGGCGACTACGAGGGGCTCTTCGTGAAGGATGCCGACAAGGAGATCATCCGGCGGCTCAAGGAGGAGGGGAAGCTCGTCAAGCGTGAGCAGTACCTCCACGCCTACCCGCACTGCTGGCGGTGTAAGTCGCCGCTCATCTACCGGGCGATCTCCTCGTGGTTCGTCGCCGTGGAGAAGATAAAGGAGAGAATGATCGCGAACAACGAGAAGATCTACTGGATGCCCTCCCATATCAAGCACGGTAGGTTCGGCAAGTGGCTCGAGAACGCGCGCGACTGGGCCATCTCGCGGAACCGCTACTGGGGGAATCCGCTCCCGATATGGCGATGTGAGGCGTGCGGTCACACCGAGTGTATCGGTTCGCGTCAGGAGCTTAAGGAGAAGAGCGGGGTGTGGCCCGAGGACCTGCACAAGCATTTCGTGGACAAGATCACCTATCCGTGTCCGTCGTGTGGGGGGACCATGCGCAGGATCCCCGAGGTACTCGACTGCTGGTTCGAGTCGGGGGCCATGCCGTATGCGCAGAATCACTATCCGTTCGAGAACAAGGAGAAGTTCGAACGCCACTTCCCGGCCGACTTCGTCTGCGAGGGGATCGACCAGACGAGGGGCTGGTTCTACACCCTCCTCGTGCTCTCCACGGCGCTCTTCGACGAGCCGCCGTTCCTCAACAACATCACCACCGGACTGGTGCTCGCGGCCGACGGGAAGAAGATGAGCAAGTCCGAGCGGAACTACACCGATCCCAAGGATGTCATCGAGACCTTCGGGGCGGATGCGCTCAGGCTCTTCCTCATGCATTCGGCGGTGGTGCGGGCCGAGGAGCTGCGCTACTCCGATGAGGGGGTGCGCGAGGTGCTCAAGAACGTGCTCATCCCTCTCTGGAATGCGTATGCGTTCTTCGTGACGTACGCGAACATAGACGGTATCCGGCCCACCGCTCCGCCGGAGGATCCGGCCCATCCGCTCGATCGCTGGATCCTCTCGGAGGCGCAGCGTCTGGTGCTCACGGTGACCGAGGAGATGGACCGCTACGATCTGGTGCGGGCCATCGACCCGATCGTGGCGTTCATCGACAGCCTCAACAACTGGTACATCCGCAGGTCGCGTCGCCGGTTCTGGAAGTCGGAGAGCGATGCGGACAAGCGGGAGGCGTATGCCACGCTCTGGACCGTGCTCATGACCCTGGTGAAGGTGGCGGCGCCGATTGTCCCGTTCATCACCGAGGAGATCTACCGGAACCTCCGCACCGAGGAGATGCCCGAATCGGTCCACCTCTGCGACTGGCCCGAGGTGGACGAGCGGCGCAGGGATACGGTGCTCGAGGAGAAGATGCGGATCGTGCGGCGGGCGGTGAGTCTGGGCAGGGCCCTCCGGAGCGAGCACAACATCAAGACGCGTCAGCCGCTCAGGACGATCTACCTGGTGACGAGGGACGAGCACGAGCGGAGGGTCCTCATGGAGATGGAGGACATCGTCCGCGAAGAGCTGAACGTGAAGCAGGTGGTCTACCGCGAGAACGAGGACGATGTGGTGGAATACCGGGCCAAGCCCAACTATCCGGTGCTCGGAAAGCGGCTCGGGCCGCTCATGAAGAAGGCGGCTCGGCGTATCGAGGCGCTCTCGATGGAGGAGATAAAGGGGTTGCTCGACGGGGCCACCTTGGTGCTCGACCTCGACGGCGAGCGGCTCGAGCTCACGAGTGAGGGGATCGTGGTGCAGCGGATCGAGAAGGCGGGGCTGAAGGTGCTCAACGAGGGGTCGCTCACGGTGGCGCTCGATACCGAGCTCTCTGCGGAGCTCGTCCGCGAGGGGTTGGTACGGGATTTCGTGCGTGTGGTGCAGAACTTTCGGAAGGAGAAGGGGCTCGAGGTGACCGATCGGATCCGGCTCCACTACCAGGTGCCGGACGACCTCGCGGAGGCGATCGAGGCCTTCAAGGAGTATGTGATGAACGAGACCCTCGCGGTGGCGCTCGTCCCGAGGGATGATGGGCAGGGGCTCGAGCGGGTGGCCTGCGGTGATGCGGAGTGCGGGCTCGTGGTGGAGCGGGTGGAGGAGTAG